TCTCGCTCTCCATCTCGTTCTCCATCTCGTCCTCTTCAAATTCACCTTCAGAATCAAGCTGCTCctcttgaatcttcttcttattcttgccATTACCTTGTGTCGGCCTGGAGCTTTTTCTCCCCCCACGGATGGTAAAGTGAatagatttggttttggttttccttTTACTCGCCTTAGGAGACGAAGACGATCCAATGCCACCGTCTAGAGTAGACTGCAAcattggtttctttgatttcAAGGCTCGCACGGTTCCGCAGGTGGCTTGTTTGCGCAGAGTAGTAGCTTGTATTGGTGGAGGAGTGATTTCAACATCactatcatcttcatcatcatcagcttgAATAagccttctcttctttctttgcttcttttttgCTCCATCAGATGAACCATCATCAGCCTCATCAGCTGCCAAAATAACTCCAAGGACTCGCTGGCTCTCAAAATCCATTGTATTCAACGGTGTGAAATTTGGATCGAAACTTGAACCATCATCtgtcatctctttctctcttcttcgttAGAGACTTAGAGATAGAGTTTAGGTTTCTgcgtcgttttttttttttgcttaggtCGTGAGTTTAGGTAATATTGTTTAGGGttctgtttctatttttttgcaattttaaaaattatagcaaCTATTCTCTTATTTCTCATTGGTCAGAGACTCAACCAttataagaaatttttattatctAAACTATCAGACGTAAAGATCAAGTCTCATACTCAAGTCCTATCAAACTATCAAACTAAACAATCAAGAGCAAGCAACCATATCATATGTAAGAGACGATCAAGAACAAGCAACCATCCACGCATAGACGATCAAGTACTAGTAAGTAGTAACCTATTACCTAAATTCTATCAGCTATAAGAACAGaagaacacaacaacacaagaaacaaaaagatcTATGTACTAGTAACCTATTACCTAAATTCTATCAGCtataagaacacaagaacacaacaacacaagaaACAAAGAGATCTATGTACTAGTAACCAAGTATCTAAATTCTATCAGCTCTTATCATAAGAACTGGAGacgacataaaaaaaaaatagaacagaGACTAACCTGAGGTCCTTTGCCTTATAGATCGGAATGCAAGTGTGAAGTGTCCTTTGCATTCTCATATCGTTCTCCTCCTTGATCATAATACAATCCCCCACTCACCACATGTCATTATAAAGaaaaagttttagaaaatagATGACTAAAATCACTTGAGTTTATATGATAAGGACATTAAGAAACAACAGGCCGAACATACTTCTGATTTCAATATCAAGACCGAACAGAGCGAAAACAGAGTATAAAAACAAACATCAATATTCTTTGTTCACGCAGACATCGCAAAAGATGAGAACAAACAACAATATTCTTGTTCACGCAAACATCGCAAAAGAAGCTCCATATATTCTCGATAAGAAGCTGTTTGATAAGAGATAACAATGAGACAGGACAACTTACACGATTGGTCATTGTGTAGCCGGTTGATTAGAGACAAAACAGACCCAATATCTTGTTCTTCTTTCACTAAAGATCATGTAATCCACAATAAAGAATTAGGGAATGAATTTTTATCTGTCCTTACAAATTAAATCACGGTAATGAGCAAAAGAACATGTAATCGAAAACTTTATCCTTACCTGAATGCATTGATGTTCATCAGCAACATCAAAAGGCCCTTAGTTCTTGAATCGTGGctcaaaagaaaagaattaaGCTGAAACAGCGAAGAGATGAGAGATGGATCAAacgagaagatgaagaacatgCATAGAGAAGTGGAGCTTAGTGACGGAtcaaagaagaggagaagccATTTCTCTCACGGTGAGAGCTAGAAGAGATCGGCTTTCCAATCGCCATCTCTCTCACCGATCGAGCTGGAGGAGATCGTCTTTGGCGGAGCCCCGCGCGTCCCGCGGTACACATCGAGCCAATCCCGCGTCTGGCCCAAAACCGCACAAGCCTTACCCGCAAGGCCCGCTTAAAATTCGGGCCTGTGTCTTAGAACCCAATCCCGACCCGAAGCAAGTTCACACGGGCCTGGCCCGCGGACAGGTTCTTCTTTTGCCATCTCTAGATGTGATTACTTAATtcatttatacaaaacaaaattaaatcatttGCCTGCTTCGAATGAAGTAGgtacaattgtttttttttttttgaaaagtagGTAGGTATAATTTATTTTGGAACTCATTGTTAATTCTCAAACGGGCCAATTGTttcattagtttttttcttctttcttttaaaaGGATTAAAGTCATTTTCACAAGTTTTGTTTAGTATATGTTTCTTCTATATGCTTTCCCCGTAAATGTTTCTTTTAATAGATGAAAGGCCGCATTGACCTAATTCACCAAACTATAAAcgcatttatatatacatatataaattaatgtaaGCATACTAAGCAACACTTATTGTGCCCGCACATGTGGGAGGTGGGATtggttttgttatatatatgtttcctGTTTTTATTGGAAGTGTTGCAAGAATTTAGTAGAATTGTATGGAACTTGATATATAACTAGGAACAactttgtgacaaaaaaaaaaaactaggaaCAACTATTTGAAAATTACTACGATAATGGTGATAGTTACTTACGGTCTTACCGATAAAACTAAAAAGTACATTATAGCTACTAATTAATACGAGAAATATATCGTCACTATGACACTATATATATGCATACATGATACATATTGTATGAGAAAATTATAATACATTATTGCACGCCATGCATACTCCGATCCAATCTTACATACATGAAATGAAGATACTAATTACTTATGacaattattttatagatatgCTACAATGTAATATCACATTTTGTCATAAAGGAAAAGCGTATCATCAAGATTGGTGAAGAGGTCCCAAGGCACCAAAGGGTCCGTCATATCCAAGTCCCATTGCTCTAAAGAGATTGAATCTCCTGCAAGATATGATGAAGATTCACTTCTTGAAATATTACTATATAAAGAAGAGAACGAAGAAGACGAGATAGATATCTCGTTGTCTTGCATTGCGAATAGAGATCCGATGTCTACTTCTTCTGCATATAAAGTTTTGCAGTTTTCTGCCTGAATTTCTTCATCATTATTGGATACTATTAACGGTTTCGTTGTTTCTATTATAACATCATCTTTTGGTTGCTCCttggtttcttctttttctttgatgGTAGAAGACATGTTTGGATTTGTTATCTGCTTAGATTCGGTTCGGCTGGTGATACTATGTATTGGTTCATGCGCAGCCTGATTTAAACCAAgatgtttcatcttctttttgatcTTCGTATTCCAATGGTTCTTTATCTCGTTATCCGTTCGACCAGGGAAATGTGAGGCAATTTTAGACCACCTACAACGTCCAAACACTCATAAAACATGTAAGAAGAATAACTATAGCATTTCTACAGCATATAAAGAAATCCTATCAATGTCACTTTGTAGTACAAGTCTCATAGACTAAACAGAAAGTAGCGTACCACGTGAAGGATAAATGGACAAACTTATACAAAATGTATAAATcctcatatatattattcattttccCACAACCAATTCTTCACTCAAAAATAACACAATCCCATGCACAACTATATACGTTGAACTTAGGTTTTAGATAACATTTTcataattgatataaaaaaaagataacattttcatattttaacccaaaaagaaaaaaattatcctgCGGTACCTATTGCCAAGTTGAGAGTGAAGTTCCATAATCCTATCTTCTTCAGCATCAGTGAAACCACCTCTCTTGAGATCAGGTCTCAAATAATTAATCCATCTCAATCTACAGCTCTTCCCACATCTCAACAAACCTTCATGCACATGTAAAGACTAATTAAACCCCCAAAGAGAACATAaaatgcaatatgataataaaatcataattatgCATGCAGATATCTATATATGTGTTTGGATAAAGAAAGAAGACCTGCAAGTTTGGGGACGACTCTCCAGCAATGGATGCCATTGTTAAGAATGAAGTTCATGAGTCTATGATCTTCTTCTATAGTCCATGGACCTCTTTTCAATCCAATTTTTTCGCAGCAAGGTTTTCTCCCCATTTATTCAAAGCAAACTCTACGTAGTGGCATTAATCAATATATAGCATACATATCGATATGATGCTGATTTAAAGCAAAGAGAGAGCTTGATGAGTTAGCCAAAAGTATAAAGAAGAGAGCTTTCAATCAAGTAATGGGCATTACCTATAAATAATAAGAGGTGAGTTGGGAAGGGCAAATATTCTCTCTTTTGACAGGTCACTTACAGGCTAAAAGACAAATAAATCCAAGTTTAAAGCATAACGCTAATAAGAGAGGCAGTAAATAATGATTGCCGAGATGATTAAACAAAGAGTTAGTGAGTTTGTTTTAGAATAATATGTGCTTGTCGACAAACTTCTTTTTTAGCTTGTGATTCATTAACTATCTAAGTTTGAGCTGAAGCACTTgcataaataaatttcatttttacaaatccaaaaaatatattattttggaagTCGATTGAGATTTCATGagataaaaacacaaacatTTCTAAACAAGTTTCCATTATGCAATTTGCAAGTATTATATGTTTGCTTTATTGTGAAGTTCTTATTGTTGAGTTTATGATCATAAATAGTATACGATTTCTTTAAATGGCAAATAAAGGAATTAACTAACTATTAGTATTTTGTTAAAACAATTGGTTAATAGATAAACGATTTGAAATTTGTTTGGATCCATCGGTCCCCTTCTTCAAAGCGTTGTGCTTGTTCTGTCATCAAAGcatcttttatttttgcaatattctatttataaaatatgttgtatataattatttgttatGAACCTTTGAGGACTCCACTTTTTACGTCATAGTATGTTATTTTGCTTTTCATGATTAGGCAACTTGCTTAATAAAGAAAGTCAATTTTATACTCACTTGCCATAATCtgtgatattaatttaattattttaaattaaaattgaataatcGTATAACTCATTTagtctaatttattaatttaattattttaattttaattattttaaatgttaaGTATATTATTTAAGTTGTTTCGCATTTAATAGATAGatttaaatttactttaaatgtacaaaacaataaatttaataaactgTTACCGAGAAATACTACTCAAAAACTAGTAGTTAGTATAGTTAATCATTTACATACATAAGATGAATCCATTGTTTGTTAGAAGTTTAAACcagttaacaaaatataaaatgtacAAGTGAGCCTGTATTATTAGATTGCAATACTGCTatgaataattgtttttaacataataaaaaaaaattgaagcaaACTCCATATTAAAGGGAAACATATAGAAAATCAGACATTTTTACTATTCAAAatttttgattgaaaatataatcttaattcaacacaaaataaaaaaataaaaatgctttggaTTAAAGTTAGAGTtcgggaaaaaaaaacaaggcaTAGACAAGTTTTTTTACTTGCCTTCAGTGCCCCTGGTGTGGGCTGATATCTTGCTATGGCTCCCTAATGCCCATTCGGATTCTATGGTTAAATTGGCAATTCTTCAAGTGTGGCAGGCCGCTATCTATGAGCTCTGGAAGGAGAGGAATAGACGGTTACATGACGGTTTGACGTTGCCGCCTGTTCGTATAATGATATATGTCATTTTCATTGACATGTATAGcaatctgaaaaaaaattaggataTATGTATAGTCTATTATAATCTTTACGTTCCAAcccaaatattatatataaaaaaatcaccTCAAGTATCCAAATTGTATtagtttttttcattgaattatTATTCTGTTATGTGGACATTCAATTTGCATTATACTACTAAAAACTAGGTCATCGGgggaaattatatatatatgagtataTGATGTcaaaataagttaaaattttatttatcatcgACGTATATATAATGGAGGTTTCTGTTTCGTAAATCTTACATTACTGTTTGTGTCAGTATGTGCTTTTCTACGACCTTAGTCGACAAAATAACTACATTGAATATTCGAATTATATCGTTTGCGTGGTTCATCATAATCTTAGCGAAAATAAACTTGCAGCTAACAGTAACAATTATTCCTTTGTTTTGGTTCACAGATTCTGAACTGAACTAAACTTTAGACTAATGTAGAGTATTAAATACATGAGGGACCATTGGCAAAAAGATTTATACTAGAGGCCACGAAGACAACTTTAATACGAGTATACGAGAGACCAAAGTCAAACGACGTATCCATTATAGGCCCATTAGAATCTAATCTTACGTTTCTAGCCCATTAGGTCCAACCTAATCCCGTATCTCCAGTATATTAACTTGGATTTTATGTtaaaatctattctattaaaacagcacTGTGACCCATTGATAAAAATAGAGTCCAACAATTATTtcaataatacatattttttatatgataactGCAATGcccttttaatttttgaaagtaacCACCacgtgatatttttttttccaaagtaaCCACCACTCCGTAATAGTTTGAGCATAAcgtttacataaatattttgtaacctCCGTTGTGATTCCAAAGTTCTCGGATCCACTTCTCTAATATACATATTATAGTTAACGGTACATAATATCTGTGTGTAGAAGAAATAAATGCATAATATTTGGtcgacaaatatatatttaataattaatgctAAGTAATCTTATTCTTCAGTGACCGACCCAAACAATATGATTGACAACGAGTTTCTTATCATCTAATATCTTTACCtatgtaaaaaaataagaatagattaaaacacaagcaaaatacaaaattacaaattatatcaaataaatttgatttgtttctgttgaaaaatattagtttgttccgaaaataaaaatattaaaactgcTTTTTACTTTTTTACAGTTTTACACAAGCCTAATAATAATGGTATATATAATTTAGAGAAATTTCCTAGAataacatttttcaagtttttgtcacaaaaatagttctcaataaagaaaatgattaaaataagttttattaaaagataaaaaatatatttttaccatatggttaactaatctagacttagggtttaaagttaaagggtggggttttgagaatagggtttcaaattaaaaaaataaaaaaaaaattaaaacttttgaaataaaaaaggttattttggtcattttttagaactatttttatgacaaaaacttaaaaatagctatttgagagaattgccctataatttatattagttgacaaaaaatttaatcttatatattaaaatatttgaagcgaatttttatatattactctATTCAGTTCCAGCCATGTATGATTCAAATCTGTTTAATTACATCGATATAAAagcatttaatgaaaaaaacttTATCAACAAAGTATATAAAAGCATTTCAACTTAAAGTCTGTAATCatatttaacatatgttttataGCAACAATACAACTGAACACCAATTTTTCCAAAAATCATTATCATAGTAAATTAACATAACTTACATCTCAGCCTAAGAAATTGTGATTTATTAAACAAgacattaatttatttaaattttaaatgttttacatATACATTAAGTTTATCAATTAACAAAGTACATGATATTAAAATAGGGTTTAACGGATTTAGGTggacttttaataaaaataaatattcatataaactAATTTAGTTTAACGGGTTTTAAATAGCTTAttcgattaaaaaatatttattaaatgtgattttacttaAAGTTAGTTAAGACCATATTGACATATTTACATATATctgtatatatttaatagattatattaaaattttatttttacacatttttcaaaaatttgttcgGTCTTCGGTGCGGCTTGGATTTGATATTGGTTTTCAGATATAACATTTTAAGAATTGTTCGAGTACATAGGCTATGTTCAATAGAATATAAGACTTGATTTTCAAATCGATTCTgagtcaaattttttgaatacgaatattcttgactaattatgttaggtaactaataagaaaatataatatgttgcaatttttaagaataaagtttaaaaacaatttatgaaATGCATATGACACGAGTGTATAGTTATGCAACTTgacatatataatatagttatcaaaaatatattaaataaaattcatattacacaaatataaaatttaaatttctcaaaaaaaaaataaaacaaaaaaatatacccgcTGTACTGAagggcgggtcaaaatctagtgattttattaaaatcaaagaAACGAAGTAACGAAACTAAACCACAACTAAAACTATATTTCATATCAAATCAAGAGCCAGAAAACAGACCGGATCGATCCGTAATGAAACCGGTACAATTTGGTTTGATCAAGACACGTTCCTCGTGGTGACGAGGAAGTAATTAGCTGTTCCAGTACATACAGTATAAAATCACAAATGGGTGTCCACTAAAAAATTCAAACACATCACCATGTTCACATCTCTGtccttttctattttaaaaaaaattaatgactaAGCGGAACAACATGTAATGATAACGACTAATGATTGTTTCTACACCAAGGCACATTCTTATGCGTAGACTTTTAAATTTACTAACATTTTATAAACAACCCGATCTCTCTATATATTCAAGAACCCGTTTATTGATAGATATCACAGAGAAaagcaaaagaaagaaactgaaTAAGAAGAAGGAGAGGAATCAATATGGCAGCAAGAAGTTCTTTGATCCGCTTTGCCTTCGTCTGCATTGTCTTGGCCGTCTTGGTCATGACTGCTGAGTCGCACAACGGAGTCAACCATGGTCCGGCTAAGTCTCCATCGTCCCATGATCCCAAGGCTCATGCTCCGGCACCAAGTGCTGCCACTTTCTCCGCCTATCCTCAGCTCATCGCCACCGCATTGGTCGGTGCCTTGTCCTTCGTCTTCTAAGCCCTGTTTCTGTTCATCATTCTATTGCTCTCTCTcggaatttttttctttttaactttttcttttttttttcatgtcttCCTCGTTTCTTGTATCTTGAAAGACTGTGATCTTCTGTTGCTATCATAGTAATAAATACTGTCTAAA
Above is a window of Brassica napus cultivar Da-Ae chromosome A10, Da-Ae, whole genome shotgun sequence DNA encoding:
- the LOC111201327 gene encoding myb-related protein 315-like, which gives rise to MGRKPCCEKIGLKRGPWTIEEDHRLMNFILNNGIHCWRVVPKLAGLLRCGKSCRLRWINYLRPDLKRGGFTDAEEDRIMELHSQLGNRWSKIASHFPGRTDNEIKNHWNTKIKKKMKHLGLNQAAHEPIHSITSRTESKQITNPNMSSTIKEKEETKEQPKDDVIIETTKPLIVSNNDEEIQAENCKTLYAEEVDIGSLFAMQDNEISISSSSFSSLYSNISRSESSSYLAGDSISLEQWDLDMTDPLVPWDLFTNLDDTLFLYDKM